One window of Chryseobacterium indologenes genomic DNA carries:
- a CDS encoding acetyl-CoA hydrolase/transferase family protein, with the protein MNNYISAEEAIYTIKSGNRVFFHGSACTPNYLIDELARQSHRLQNVEMVSITQQGNVEIAKPEYKDSFFVNSLFVSTPVRDAVNSDRGDFVPVFLSEIPILFRKNILPLDVAIVTVSPPDKHGFCTLGTSVDIARAAVDTAKIIVAIVNPRMPRTHGDGMIHISRIHKLVWHEEELPTVDYGSKVGPEEMLVGKNVAELIEDKSTLQMGIGTIPDAVLKCLTNHKDLGIHTEMLSDGVIDLIQDDVINNKYKGYNDNKTITSFCFGTRKLYDYVDDNTVFAFRDVSEVNFPINIMRNKKMVAINSAIEIDLTGQVCADSIGTMQYSGIGGQMDFMRGAALSDDGKPIIAITARTKKGISRIVPFLKQGAGVVTTRGHIHYVITEYGTAYLYGKNLRQRAQELISIAHPDDREMLERAAFERFKH; encoded by the coding sequence ATGAATAATTACATCAGTGCAGAAGAAGCAATATATACTATAAAAAGCGGAAACCGGGTATTTTTTCACGGTAGTGCATGTACTCCCAACTACCTGATTGATGAGCTGGCAAGACAGTCTCACCGATTGCAAAATGTAGAAATGGTTTCCATTACCCAACAAGGCAATGTGGAAATTGCAAAACCGGAATACAAAGACAGCTTCTTCGTCAACTCGTTATTTGTTTCTACTCCTGTGCGTGATGCTGTGAATTCTGACAGAGGAGACTTTGTGCCAGTCTTTTTAAGTGAAATTCCTATTTTATTCAGAAAAAATATCCTGCCTCTGGATGTTGCAATTGTTACGGTATCTCCTCCGGACAAACATGGTTTCTGTACGCTGGGAACTTCTGTAGATATTGCAAGAGCAGCGGTGGATACTGCAAAAATCATTGTTGCTATCGTTAATCCCAGAATGCCAAGAACCCACGGAGACGGGATGATCCACATCAGCAGAATTCATAAACTGGTTTGGCATGAAGAAGAACTTCCAACGGTAGATTATGGATCAAAAGTAGGTCCTGAAGAAATGCTTGTTGGGAAAAATGTGGCTGAACTTATTGAAGACAAGTCTACCCTTCAGATGGGTATCGGAACAATTCCTGATGCAGTTTTGAAATGCCTTACCAATCATAAAGACCTGGGGATTCATACCGAAATGCTGAGTGACGGGGTTATAGATCTCATTCAAGATGATGTCATCAACAATAAATACAAAGGCTATAACGATAATAAAACCATTACAAGCTTCTGCTTCGGAACCAGAAAACTGTATGATTATGTAGATGACAACACCGTATTTGCCTTCAGAGATGTGAGCGAAGTAAACTTCCCGATTAATATCATGAGAAATAAAAAAATGGTTGCTATCAATTCTGCCATCGAAATAGATCTTACAGGACAGGTATGTGCCGATTCTATCGGAACTATGCAGTACAGCGGAATCGGGGGACAAATGGACTTTATGCGCGGTGCAGCTTTAAGTGATGACGGAAAACCTATCATAGCCATTACCGCAAGAACGAAAAAGGGAATTTCCAGAATCGTTCCTTTTCTTAAACAGGGAGCTGGTGTAGTAACCACAAGAGGACATATTCATTACGTTATTACTGAATACGGAACAGCCTATCTGTATGGGAAAAACCTTCGCCAGAGAGCACAGGAGCTCATCAGCATTGCCCATCCGGACGATAGGGAAATGCTGGAGAGAGCAGCCTTCGAGAGATTTAAACACTGA
- a CDS encoding succinate CoA transferase, which produces MLERIRLESLHQKVTTAENAVKIIKDGMTIGSSGFTKAGDSKAILPALAERGKTEDLKVTLMTGASLGHGTDGKLAEANVLKKRMPFQVDPILRNKINNGEILFIDQHLSESAELLHTKNLQSIDVAIIEAAYIERDGSIVPTTSVGNSVTFAALAKKVIIEINTEVPEEVYGIHDIYQAEDYPYRNVIPIVAPWNKIGRKSIPVDPEKIEAIVFTNRKDSPADIAEPDEKTTAIAKHLLAFFENEVLLGRLTDRLLPLQAGIGKVANAVLTGFKDSNFYDLTMFSEVLQDSTFDLIDSGKLSFASASSITVSQECYERVLGNLSKYKDKFVLRPQNISNTPGLIRRLGVIAINTAIEFDIYGNVNSTHIGGTKIMNGIGGSGDFARNAYLSIFVTQAASKGNNISHILPMVSHTDHTEHDVDILVTDIGLADLRGLAPRERAQKIIDNCVHPDYKEELQSYFDRACERGGHTPHLLEESFSWHLRFAETGSMKQKTAVEAAN; this is translated from the coding sequence ATGTTAGAAAGAATCAGATTAGAAAGTCTACACCAAAAAGTAACCACGGCAGAAAATGCTGTAAAAATTATTAAAGACGGCATGACTATCGGGTCCAGCGGCTTTACAAAAGCAGGTGACAGCAAAGCTATTTTGCCGGCACTGGCAGAAAGAGGAAAAACAGAAGATCTGAAAGTCACTTTAATGACCGGAGCTTCACTGGGACACGGTACCGACGGAAAACTGGCAGAAGCCAATGTTTTAAAGAAAAGAATGCCCTTCCAGGTGGATCCTATTTTAAGAAACAAGATCAACAACGGTGAAATTCTCTTCATCGACCAGCATTTGAGTGAAAGTGCCGAACTTCTCCACACCAAAAATCTTCAAAGCATAGACGTAGCCATTATCGAAGCTGCTTATATTGAAAGAGACGGAAGCATTGTTCCTACTACTTCTGTGGGGAATTCAGTAACCTTCGCTGCTTTGGCTAAAAAAGTGATCATCGAAATCAACACAGAAGTTCCTGAAGAAGTCTATGGAATCCATGACATCTACCAGGCTGAAGATTACCCTTACAGAAACGTTATTCCTATTGTAGCGCCATGGAACAAAATCGGAAGAAAAAGCATTCCTGTAGATCCTGAAAAAATTGAAGCCATAGTTTTTACCAACCGTAAAGACAGCCCGGCAGATATTGCAGAACCGGACGAAAAGACAACAGCCATCGCCAAACATCTACTTGCATTCTTTGAAAATGAGGTTCTTTTGGGGCGCCTTACAGACAGATTGCTTCCTCTTCAGGCAGGTATCGGTAAAGTGGCCAATGCAGTTCTTACAGGATTCAAAGACAGCAATTTTTATGACCTGACCATGTTTTCAGAAGTACTTCAGGACAGTACATTCGATCTGATCGATTCTGGTAAATTAAGCTTCGCTTCAGCATCTTCCATTACCGTTTCTCAGGAATGCTACGAAAGAGTCTTAGGAAATCTTTCAAAATACAAAGACAAATTCGTTTTAAGACCTCAGAATATTTCCAATACTCCAGGATTAATCAGAAGATTAGGAGTTATCGCCATCAATACGGCTATTGAGTTCGATATCTATGGAAACGTAAACTCTACCCACATCGGAGGAACAAAAATCATGAACGGAATCGGAGGTTCCGGAGACTTTGCAAGAAATGCTTATCTAAGTATTTTTGTAACTCAGGCCGCATCAAAAGGCAATAATATTTCCCATATTCTTCCAATGGTTTCTCACACGGATCATACAGAACATGATGTAGACATTCTGGTAACGGATATAGGATTGGCCGATCTAAGAGGATTAGCACCGAGAGAAAGAGCACAGAAAATCATTGACAACTGTGTTCATCCTGATTACAAAGAAGAATTGCAATCTTATTTTGACAGAGCCTGTGAAAGAGGAGGTCATACTCCTCATTTGCTGGAAGAATCATTCAGCTGGCATTTACGATTTGCAGAAACAGGAAGTATGAAGCAGAAAACTGCTGTAGAAGCCGCTAATTAA